A section of the Oreochromis niloticus isolate F11D_XX linkage group LG9, O_niloticus_UMD_NMBU, whole genome shotgun sequence genome encodes:
- the klhl34 gene encoding kelch-like protein 34, with amino-acid sequence MDSYSVLYSSSHRTGLLSGFQRLRSQRKMCDVVLEAGGISFPCHRALLASSSDYFWALFGETTAERLAGSISLPALTPEGLDVILDFLYSGWLSISPSTLPVVLETGRYLQVVTAVAICERYMIDGLNTKNCCDYANLAERHALSNALEAANQTIAMEMGSLIQESRDDLLTLNIESLLAVLDADEIPGVKEVELIKLVLDWLDDNGPLTLLKSNLLLSRLRFGLVPPSDLANISHAHRAMATPLIRSQLTRAFEYHRLSSTQPIRQSRQTTLRASPNCVLLVGGGSSTDWPEKQVLAFDPRRRRFSSLTCVLPLRLRNPCVCSVGGFLFVIGGDEVKEGDEDEKRSVTVATSNQVWRYDPRFSCWEQVESMLDRRAQFTCCVVEDVIYALGGRHTRPDTNTHASVASVEFYDMATGAWRKGPPMPQTLYGHASAVLDNSIYVSGGVPGNYSYTQDESRESSREVFFWDPKGRVWEKRASMSIARFSHRLATAHGYIYALLGMYEPFCDIERYHPRSDHWMRLKPLLTGSFNYGMVSMSSGNLLVFGGRRWSNGQEVVVKSVLEYDTKKDCWREICQLPRPLTGTECTLLPLPD; translated from the coding sequence ATGGATAGCTACTCTGTCCTCTACAGTTCTTCCCACAGAACCGGACTTCTCTCTGGCTTCCAGCGCCTTCGCTCACAGAGGAAGATGTGTGATGTTGTCTTGGAGGCTGGCGGGATATCTTTTCCCTGTCATCGCGCCCTTCTAGCCAGCTCCAGTGACTATTTTTGGGCCCTTTTTGGAGAGACTACTGCAGAGAGATTAGCAGGCTCCATTAGCCTCCCAGCGCTAACACCAGAGGGCTTAGATGTCATTCTGGACTTCCTGTATTCAGGTTGGCTCAGCATCTCACCCTCAACACTTCCTGTTGTCCTGGAAACAGGCAGGTACTTGCAGGTGGTAACAGCTGTGGCGATATGCGAGCGTTACATGATTGATGGTTTAAATACCAAGAACTGCTGTGACTATGCTAACCTGGCTGAGCGCCACGCCCTCTCAAATGCACTTGAGGCTGCCAATCAAACCATTGCCATGGAGATGGGCAGCTTGATACAAGAAAGCAGGGACGATCTCCTGACGTTGAATATCGAATCACTGTTGGCAGTTCTGGATGCTGATGAGATACCTGGTGTTAAGGAGGTGGAGCTCATAAAGCTGGTTCTGGATTGGCTGGATGATAATGGGCCCCTCACACTCCTGAAATCAAATCTTTTGTTGAGTCGCCTGCGCTTTGGATTGGTCCCCCCGTCTGACCTCGCAAATATCAGCCATGCCCACAGAGCCATGGCCACACCTTTAATAAGGAGTCAGCTGACACGAGCATTTGAGTACCACAGGCTCAGTTCAACTCAGCCCATCAGGCAGAGCCGGCAGACGACACTTAGAGCATCACCCAATTGTGTGCTTCTTGTGGGTGGCGGGTCCAGCACTGATTGGCCAGAAAAGCAGGTGTTGGCGTTCGATCCAAGAAGGAGGAGGTTTTCATCTTTGACTTGTGTTCTCCCACTGAGACTAAGAAATCCCTGCGTGTGCTCAGTGGGAGGTTTCCTCTTTGTGATCGGGGGAGATGAAGTGAAAGAGGGAGATGAAGATGAGAAAAGGTCTGTTACTGTAGCAACATCCAATCAGGTGTGGCGGTACGATCCTCGTTTTAGTTGCTGGGAGCAGGTGGAGTCCATGCTGGACAGGAGGGCACAGTTCACCTGCTGCGTGGTGGAGGATGTTATTTATGCTTTGGGCGGACGACACACAAGACCAGACACCAACACACATGCCTCTGTAGCTTCTGTGGAATTTTATGACATGGCCACAGGAGCGTGGAGGAAAGGGCCACCAATGCCTCAGACACTTTACGGCCACGCCTCTGCCGTGCTTGACAACAGCATCTATGTGTCAGGTGGTGTTCCTGGTAACTATAGTTACACTCAAGATGAAAGCAGGGAGAGCAGCAGAGAGGTCTTTTTCTGGGATCCTAAAGGCAGAGTCTGGGAAAAGAGGGCATCCATGTCCATCGCCAGGTTCAGTCATCGCTTGGCAACTGCTCATGGCTACATCTATGCACTGCTGGGGATGTACGAACCCTTCTGTGATATCGAACGATACCATCCGCGGTCAGATCACTGGATGCGACTCAAGCCGCTTCTCACTGGCTCCTTCAACTACGGCATGGTATCCATGTCATCTGGGAATCTGCTGGTTTTCGGAGGGAGAAGGTGGAGTAATGGGCAGGAGGTGGTTGTGAAGAGTGTGCTGGAGTATGATACAAAGAAAGATTGCTGGAGAGAgatctgccagcttcccagacCTCTCACTGGGACTGAATGTACGCTGTTGCCTCTGCCAGACTAA